In Clostridium sp. SY8519, one genomic interval encodes:
- the rpsI gene encoding 30S ribosomal protein S9, whose amino-acid sequence MANTARYYGTGRRKKSVARVYLVPGTGKITINKRDIDEYLGLETLKVIVRQPLVATDTADKFDVLVNVKGGGYTGQAGAIRHGIARALLEADAEYRPVLKKAGYLTRDPRMKERKKYGLKGARRAPQFSKR is encoded by the coding sequence ATGGCGAATACTGCAAGATATTACGGAACAGGCAGAAGAAAAAAATCTGTAGCAAGAGTTTACCTGGTACCTGGTACAGGCAAAATCACAATCAATAAAAGAGACATCGACGAATACCTCGGTCTTGAGACCCTGAAGGTAATCGTTCGTCAGCCGCTGGTAGCCACAGATACCGCAGACAAATTTGACGTCCTGGTCAATGTAAAGGGCGGCGGCTATACCGGACAGGCAGGCGCGATCCGTCACGGAATCGCCCGTGCGCTTCTGGAGGCAGACGCAGAGTACAGACCGGTTCTGAAGAAAGCCGGCTATCTGACCCGTGACCCTCGTATGAAAGAGAGAAAGAAATACGGTCTCAAAGGTGCGCGTCGTGCGCCTCAGTTCTCCAAACGATAA